From Watersipora subatra chromosome 2, tzWatSuba1.1, whole genome shotgun sequence, one genomic window encodes:
- the LOC137388416 gene encoding uncharacterized protein: MTSFKDEIENDKMPAKLRVLVGNWQRKTDRAPSNDMLRRAAKDVKDNSISERQAALNYGVPRTTLKRYILASSPEKQKIGTYKGVTRYKFMPKDIYNTDESRFATVQTPGKVVSSLGKKKVGATTSQERGELTTIACTINAAGNALQPFYIFKRVRWNNASLNGTPVGLIGTAIKTAWMDTEVLSNQNLPFLITNSRCSQDKPVLLLLDNHVSHVSLKTIVLAKNSGVVLLTLPSHTSHRLRPLDRTVFGTMKIFFNGALDDCMRSNPDRSIYTYDTEALYACAFVKAMTL; this comes from the exons ATGACTTCATTCAAGGATGAAATAGAGAATGATAAAATGCCTGCCAAGTTAAGAGTCTTAGTTGGCAACTG GCAACGGAAGACTGACAGAGCACCGTCAAATGATATGCTCAGGAGGGCAGCTAAAGATGTGAAAGATAATAGTATCTCTGAGAGACAAGCTGCTTTAAACTATGGTGTGCCCAGGACGACACTAAAGCGCTACATATTAGCTAGCAGTCCGGAAAAGCAGAAGATAGGCACATACAAAGGTGTCACGAG ATACAAGTTCATGCCCAAAGACATTTACAACACGGATGAAAGCAGATTTGCCACTGTACAGACACCAGGAAAAGTCGTCAGTAGCCTAGGAAAGAAGAAGGTTGGCGCAACCACGTCACAGGAAAGAGGGGAACTGACAACAATCGCCTGCACCATTAACGCTGCAGGAAATGCGTTACaacctttttatattttcaaacgGGTCAGGTGGAACAATGCCTCCCTAAATGGCACTCCCGTAGGCTTGATCGGTACAGCCATCAAGACGGCCTGGATGGATACAGAGGTACTCTCTAATCAAAACCTTCCATTTTTGATCACCAACAGCAGGTGCTCACAAGACAAGCCAGTTTTGTTACTGCTAGACAATCATGTGTCACATGTTTCTCTAAAGACTATTGTGCTGGCTAAGAATTCTGGTGTTGTGTTGCTAACATTGCCCTCTCATACCTCGCATCGTCTGCGACCACTGGATCGGACCGTATTTGGTACAATGAAAATATTCTTCAACGGAGCACTCGATGACTGCATGAGGTCAAACCCTGACCGATCCATTTACACTTATGACACTGAAGCTCTATATGCTTGTGCATTCGTTAAAGCAATGACACTATAA